The following are encoded together in the bacterium genome:
- a CDS encoding 6-phosphogluconolactonase yields MSVGSKSVMNLSGVEDYFLKKSGYDLKYEPEEKIGVVTVSNFPLLGKLTALRFIEWVQANPGGVVSLPTGKTPEFFIKYFLHYIKTWNKKETAEELVKHRIDPSIKPDVSSLHFVQIDEFYPINPAQHNSFYYYVNKFYIDRFGFDREKALLINCKKIGIPEKTKLEDVWPEMWVDLTLRYRKPKSNIETLQKSVLEEVDQWCSEYEEKIRALGGIGFFLGGIGPDGHIAFNIRGSDHQCTTRLTPINYETQAAAATDLGGIEVSKKRHAITIGLSTITYNSNALAIIIAAGETKAKVVADAVQQEEHVKYPATALHKLNKSRFYVTRSAASLLTERKYLDLKRAKVIEWQSAEEIITDLAVRKKKAFKKLTGKDFESDRFASLIKTRTGGSCKDITNKASESFINKINTGAETLKGTRFLHTAPHHDDIMLGYLPYAIRHIRDASNTQFFAYMTSGFTAVTNNYALYMVENLKKFFSKKYFKELFNIDYFNPERGHFCNRDVWQYLDGVAAKNEEMKREGEARRFLRILINVYQEKAIEKISLKLDELSDYFKTQYPGKKDSKKIQVLKGMIREWEADCLWGYLGFDSGAIRHMRLGFYTGDIFTEEPTVSRDVAPIVSLLKECNPDVVTVALDPEGSGPDTHYKVMQAIAESLRQYEKLSGRSDIEVWGYRNVWYKFKPSEADIFVPVSLNMFSLMDSAFLNAFRSQKNASFPSYEHDGPFSSLARSIQVMQYSMIKTCLGREFFNDHPHPLIRATRGFVFLKKMTLDDFYHHARHLKESIEERRD; encoded by the coding sequence ATGAGCGTTGGGAGTAAAAGTGTGATGAATTTATCAGGAGTTGAGGATTATTTTTTAAAAAAAAGCGGATATGATTTAAAATATGAGCCTGAAGAAAAAATAGGAGTTGTAACAGTCAGCAACTTTCCTCTTCTCGGAAAGCTGACAGCTCTGCGTTTTATTGAATGGGTACAGGCGAATCCCGGCGGTGTTGTTTCTCTGCCTACAGGAAAAACGCCTGAATTTTTCATAAAATATTTTTTACACTATATTAAAACATGGAACAAAAAAGAAACAGCAGAAGAACTTGTCAAACATAGAATAGATCCTTCTATAAAACCTGATGTATCAAGTCTTCATTTTGTTCAGATTGATGAGTTTTATCCAATCAATCCCGCTCAACACAACAGCTTCTATTATTATGTTAATAAGTTTTATATAGATAGATTTGGGTTTGACAGAGAAAAGGCATTGTTGATAAACTGTAAAAAAATCGGAATTCCTGAAAAAACAAAATTAGAAGATGTCTGGCCTGAAATGTGGGTTGATCTGACTCTGAGATACAGAAAGCCCAAATCGAACATTGAGACTTTACAGAAATCTGTTCTTGAAGAAGTTGATCAGTGGTGTTCAGAATATGAGGAAAAAATTCGCGCACTGGGAGGAATAGGTTTTTTCCTGGGAGGAATCGGACCTGACGGGCATATTGCATTCAATATAAGAGGTTCTGATCACCAGTGTACCACCAGGCTGACTCCAATAAATTATGAAACACAAGCTGCTGCAGCAACAGATCTGGGAGGTATTGAGGTATCAAAAAAGCGGCATGCTATAACAATAGGACTTTCAACAATAACATACAATAGTAATGCCCTTGCAATAATTATTGCTGCCGGAGAAACTAAGGCAAAAGTTGTAGCAGATGCGGTTCAGCAGGAAGAGCACGTTAAATATCCTGCTACAGCATTACACAAGCTGAACAAATCCAGGTTTTATGTTACAAGATCTGCTGCAAGCCTTCTTACTGAAAGAAAGTATCTGGATCTGAAAAGAGCAAAAGTTATTGAGTGGCAGAGTGCTGAAGAGATTATTACTGATCTTGCTGTAAGAAAAAAGAAAGCATTTAAAAAACTTACGGGAAAAGATTTTGAATCTGACAGATTCGCTTCACTGATAAAAACTCGTACCGGTGGTTCCTGTAAAGATATTACAAATAAGGCCAGTGAAAGTTTCATAAATAAAATAAATACAGGAGCAGAAACTTTAAAGGGAACAAGGTTTCTACATACAGCACCTCATCACGATGATATTATGCTTGGATATCTTCCATATGCCATAAGACATATAAGAGACGCAAGCAACACACAATTTTTTGCTTATATGACTTCAGGATTCACAGCTGTAACAAACAATTATGCTTTGTATATGGTTGAAAATCTGAAGAAATTTTTTAGTAAAAAATATTTTAAAGAACTTTTTAACATCGATTATTTTAATCCTGAGAGAGGCCATTTTTGCAACAGAGATGTTTGGCAGTATCTGGACGGAGTGGCAGCCAAGAACGAGGAGATGAAGAGAGAAGGTGAGGCAAGGCGCTTTCTGCGGATTTTAATCAATGTTTACCAGGAAAAAGCAATAGAAAAAATCTCATTAAAGTTAGATGAACTTTCGGATTATTTTAAAACTCAGTACCCAGGAAAAAAAGACAGTAAAAAAATACAGGTTCTAAAAGGCATGATAAGAGAATGGGAAGCTGACTGTTTGTGGGGTTATCTGGGATTTGATTCGGGAGCCATACGTCATATGAGACTTGGTTTTTATACAGGAGACATTTTTACAGAAGAACCTACTGTCAGTAGAGATGTTGCTCCAATTGTATCGCTGCTTAAAGAGTGTAATCCGGATGTTGTTACAGTTGCCCTGGACCCTGAAGGAAGCGGACCGGATACTCATTATAAAGTAATGCAGGCTATTGCTGAATCGTTGCGGCAGTATGAAAAATTAAGCGGCAGGTCTGATATTGAAGTGTGGGGGTACAGAAATGTATGGTATAAATTTAAACCTTCTGAAGCAGATATTTTTGTGCCTGTGTCACTTAATATGTTTTCACTTATGGACAGCGCATTTTTGAATGCATTTCGTTCTCAAAAAAATGCATCGTTCCCCAGTTATGAACACGATGGCCCGTTTTCATCGCTGGCACGGAGTATTCAGGTTATGCAGTACAGCATGATTAAAACCTGTCTTGGCAGAGAGTTTTTTAATGATCACCCACATCCTCTAATTCGGGCAACAAGGGGCTTTGTGTTTTTGAAGAAGATGACTTTGGATGATTTTTATCACCACGCAAGGCATTTAAAGGAGTCTATAGAAGAGCGACGAGATTAA